AAAGATGCAGggagagataataaagacttggAGGAATTCAGCATGGGTATATtccaaaatatgtattttattcttcaaaatacaTTTGTGgctaaagatataattttttaaatcggTAAGAAAAAGAGATTTCATGACCATAGTCCAACATGGCTTTAAAAGACTAAAGAAATTTTCAATTATACATGGAAAGTAATGTAGCAAactgctttctctctttttttttcctaattattaaaatgaaaaatgggaacttaaaattttactttCCAAAATAGGAAAATCCATGTTTCAATCTGAAATTCTACAAAGTGAGAATTGTTTTATATGCATTTGTTCATTAATCTTGAGAAATGATATCTAAGCTAGCTGCATGCTTCCTAGTTAGAGACAAGTCCAAAGTTACTCATTCTCTATGGGTgatgattatgattttttaaaaaatttattcttgTTTGACTAAAAGTCTTCTctagatgactttttaaaagaagtttgacTTTgaagtggggtgggggtggggagtagagggagggggagagacgtGACCTTAATTCTTTGTCCCTTTATAGATGGTGCTGTACCTCACCTTCCCAGTGGCCATGTTCTGGGTCTCCAACCAAGctgattattttgaggaataTGTTGTTCAGCGCAAGGTATATGAGGGGCTCAGGATGGAGGGGCCTGATGCATTCTTTGCAACAAAGTGGGGGACCCACTGGGAGAAGAACATACCCTATTTTCCACACTCTATGGCCTCAGAAGTCAGGCTTGCTGTGCTTTCCCAAATGATGATTGTACTTAATGGGGCATTGACATACCCTTGGACTTGGAATCTGGACAATCAGCTTCTCTTGCTAGCTCTGCTATTGACTTACTGTGTAGCTGCCAACTCTTTGTTATTTTCTACAATGGGAGGGCTGGACTTCATGGTCcctgaggttccttctagctcttatATTCACTACCAATCACACCCTCCATTCTATTCATCTAAGTAGCAGTAAGGACTGGAGGCAATATGGAGAAAGGTCAGAGGTCCTGAGAGGCCTCTTTGGCCTAGAAGAGGTCACTGTTCTTATTCTCCTGGCCCTGCTGGGGTAGGGGTGGGGAATGCCATGACTGTTTTggtcttctccctctcctccagtgatttcttttctttctgcagCGGGAGATCTTCCCTCCGGAACGAGAAGATCAGGTGAATCCTCGAATTTTCCCTGTCATATGAGTGTGTGTGGAATGGTTGAGTTGGGATGGCAGGTGGAAATATCTTTGGGGTCTGTCTCAGCTCTCACTCAGGGTAGGTGAAAGCCTAATTTCAGGTTAGAACTCCTTGGTTCAAACTCCTGCTGTAGTCTTAGGAAAAACTAGAGAATCCTCAGGAAGGAGCAGGTGAGAGACAAATTCTGATTGTATGTGGCTCCAGGAAGGAGTGCAGCCCAGGGGGGAAGCCTATGGAGATTGGAGGGAATTGGCTGGGGGTTTTTCTCTCACATGTACCTTACTCTTTCTTGCCCCTCCCACCATGTATTCTCCATTGGAGTGGGGCTGGCTTCTGGGGACCGTGGGCCAGGATAATAACTGCATTCTCTTCTGACATACTTTTCTAACCCATGTTAGCGCCGGGAGCTAGAAGATTTTAAGGAGCGAATGCGGAAGCAGCGTGAGGAGAGGCTACTCCGGACTGCCCAGCAGTGACCTGGGCTTTATCTGGAAATTGAAGTGACCCATCCCTCCCCCCAAAGTCTGGATGCTGCACAGTAGAAATTGGGAGGTGGGCCTCTTATCTTACAAGGGGGCTCCTTCCATCCCTGTCTTCTGATGAGGAACTCGGGAAGTGCCATATCCTCTCCTCAGTCCCTGGCTCCACTGTACCTGTAGAAGCTTGTGGCCTTGAGAAATATCCCACCCGGACTAGTCCATCATAACCCAAACACATATTAACCCCATAACCTTCCCCACTTTGGTCCTTGTCTTTCAGGGCTCTAGCTAAAAGCTATCAGGATAACCATTCAAGGAGAGTTGAAAGAAAACCTTATATTCTTCTACCCCAATTCCTTAATCTAGTGACAATAACAACTCAGTTTGACCCCTCACTCAGTTTATGTGCAAGCCTTTTATTTGGTGACATGGGACTGGTTGAGTGTGAAAACCAAGTCAGTCCCTAGCCTTCAGGGGCTAGTAGTTTGTGGATGGGGACTGCTGTTCCTTCGGAAGCTAAGGGCAGAGGGGTCTTGAGGAACCAACAGGGGATTGTGGCTTCTATTCCCAGTTCCTTGCTCCACACCATCCTGTGGGGACAAGAAGGAGGACCAGTTTAAGAAATGTTCTTCTGGAAAGCAGAGACATCGTTGATCTGACAGGGGGCCACAGAAAGTCTGTTCTCCTCATTATACACCTTGGGAAATTGAAGCCTACAGAGAGAAATGTGGACTTATCCAAGGTTATATAATCAGATCAGTTCTGAGCCCTGACATCCTGCCTCCCAGATCTACTTCTTTTCTGGTCTATCTTCAGTAAAGGCAGAAACAAACAAGAACCTCCTCCCCTAGAAACAGGACTttcctattttgtcttttttttttttttttttttcctttttcttttgaggctggggttaagtgacttgcccagggtcacatagctaggaagtgttaagtgtctgagaccagacttgaactcgggtcctcctgaattcaaggctggtgctctatccactgcaccacctagctgcccctttcctaTTTTGTCTGCCTGATTGAGGCCTTTTTCTTATACTTCTAGATCTTCTGAACCCAAGAAAAACCCCAGCAGAGCCAGTGAGGTTATTTTGGCACTTTGGGAATTGACTAATGACTTCATGGAAGAGAGGGTTAAAAGATGTGGGGACTGAAGGAGAAGCTAATGAATGGGGTTGGGGGGAAATGTCTTGATTCTTGGGGTCTTGGAGATAACGATGTCCAGGATATCTGGATTCTGTTCCTAGAGTCTAACCTCTCCTTTTGTGGGACCGGAATGCTCAGGGGTTAAGAGGAGGGAGACCAGAGATTAACCAGAGCTGTATTAGAGGAAGTGGAGCaacctcttttcccccacccccccaaaataaaaaatcaaacccgaaaaccaaacaaacaacctTTCCCATCCTTTCTTCCCAGAGTTCAGAGGCTAAGTTGCTAAACACATTCTTTAGAACCTGAGCAATCTATTTCCCAGCTTTCCCCCTGCTGATTCAAAGACCTGCTTTCCTTTCCCAGTCTCATGGTATAGCCCTGTACCTTAGGGGCCCCAGACTGGAAGCCAGGCAAGTAGTTGATGCTGGCACGTTGGTCATCCATACGACGTCCCTGAGTGTGGGCCAGCATGTCTATCAGATTGTCCATCTCCGGAGGAGCAGCAGGGCTGGGGCTAGAGCTGGGGCTGTGACAGTTCTCTGGGGGAGGAAGGTGAACAGGGACAGAATAGATGCTGAGGTGAGGCTTGAGCACTCTGTGGGATATTGGGGCCAGCTGCATAGTCCCAGCTGTGGAGGGAATCTGGGAAGACAGATGCCTGGGGGTGGGCTGGGAATGTCTGGGAAGGTGCCCAAAAGCCCAGTCCTGCAGGAAACAGGAGACCCAAGAACCTGATTCTAATTACAAGAGGGCCTTCTGGGCATATGGTTATACAAATGTACACTCATACATGGAATGAATGCAGATAATTTGCATTCATCCAGGTTCACCTGATATATACATTAACCCTTCTGGAGTCACTCACTGTTGGGAGGCCCCTGGCCTGGTTCTATCTGCAGAGAGCAGCGCTGCTCCTCCATCCGACCGCCCTGGACATGGGTTAGCAGGTTGAAGAATCCATCCTCTTCCGGGGTCCCTGCCTGAGTTATTGATGACTGGAGTTAGCCCTAGTACCATCACCCTCCAATCCTGAGAGCCTCTCTCCACTAGGGATCCTAGATCTAgctctggaagggatcttagaggccattggattcaattgcctcatttttcagataaaagaaACTCAAGTACAAGAGGTCACAGTAGAGTCAATAATGATTTGAccctaggtcttcctgattgcaaaCGGACCTACTTCATCCAGACTGTTTTTACTTCATATCCTCATATTCTTCCTCTTTAGGcttcttcctccccatcccccacctacacacacacacacacacacacacacacacacacacacacacacacacacacacacacacaccaaaccTCTTGACTTTTGAAATTACCTAGTATCAAACAGAAATGGAACTGATGGCCCTTGTTGTAAATCCTTCCCCTCCCCATGAGAACCGGGGAATCTTCTCTTCCCCTTGGCTTATTTTCTCTGCTGCCCTCCACCCCAAGTGAAGATGCTCTCAGGCCACCTCTAGCATACCCACCACGTTCCCCAAGTCTTGGCCCACCCGAGCCCCATTCTCCGTGATCTGGATTCCTGTTCTTCATTCCTTTCCCAAGCCTATGTCACTAGTTTTCTCCCAGTTCTATGAGGAAGGGCAGAAATAACTTTTTTGATCCCATCTCCATAAAGAAGAAAACCCCTTTTTCCCTACCTTACCCTAGTGATGATATGGGTGACCCCCTGCCACCCTACCCATCTTACCATGGTCTGAAGCTGCACTGTCTGTTCTCTGGCATGAGAATGCGATGTGAATGATATAAATGCCTTGCCTTCCTGCACTGTCCCCACTCCTACTTCTGCCCCTAGGGACCCCTGAATCAGGATAGTTCTGGCTACAGCCATGTGGCTGCAGCTGGCTCTGGGGAGAGGCATCTGTTAGTGCCAACTTCAATGGCCTAGATCAGAGGCTGAAGTAGATGTTTGGGAACAAGTTACTCCCTTGGGAGAGTTGaaacctccccctcccctagtttCCAGATTGCCGCTGACCCCCCTCCCCGTGACCTTGTGGCGTTCTCACTTTAACGGTCCTGCACCCAGGTATCTCTTTccatcctcctccctccccctcaaaCTGGGAACTGGGTCATTGGCCTCCTTTTTGGCTCTAAGCCTTTGGAGACACTGGCCTTGCTAATGAGATACCTGCTAATTAGAGTTATGTTGGTACAATCGGGAGATCTGAGACCTGGCAGGACATGGAGATCACAAGGGAGCACTAGGTGGGGTGGGAAAATGAAGGAGCTGCTCTGATGTTTTCACCTCCTGGGCTACTAATCCCCCAGACCTTTCTGACCAAAATAGATCCCCTATTACCTCATTGGGAGCACTTGAATTTgctgctttctcctttttctcttccagatCAGCCATCAGACTGGATCCCTAGGTAATTCCTTACTAGACCCCTTGCTCCCCCTCTTGTGTTCCCCTTCTGAGTTCTACCCCTAACTTGCTGCAGATGCCCGATTCTAACTCCCACTGTTGCTCTTGGCATCTGGAGTAGGACTTTTAAAGGGTGGGGGAACACCCACGATCCTCCCTCAAGCCCCAAATCCTAGACTCCATCTGGGAGTCCCCCCCTCTCCATCTGCTCCCACCCAGACTAAGCCCCATAAAGATCATCCAGATAATTGTTTTTGTGGAACTACACTAGGTGATGGTTGGGGGTGAGATGCCCAggcctcctcccccccccccccaactttacCTCATTCCCTGGGCCTGGCTCTCTCCCTCAGCACATGATTTCTACATTTTTTGACTTGTAGCCCTTTTCCTAAACTCACCTGTGCCATATACCCCAAAGTCACAGGATCTATACCCTTGCCCCTGCCCTAGCAGCTCACCTGGGATAGCAGAGTCTGGGAGCAGGCGTACTGAAGGCTCAAGGTAGGGTCTCCCAGACACCTGGGGGGCAAGGCTGCATAGGGGGAGGCCAAGCGGGAGATGGCGTGGAGAAGACGGAGCCCATGGCCTCGTGGGCGGTGCCCAGAGCCTCTCTGTGGGAGAGAGAAATTGGAGATTTGCTCCTCACTTTACTCCCCAGCCCCAGTCCGCCCCAGCCCTCCTAACTTTTACCTGGGAATGCATCCTTCCCACAAAAAGCCTTTTCCTGCTGTATGAAGAGCTTTGAGAGTCAGGGCATCTTCCCTTGACTTTTCACTCTCACCTCCCCAAACAAtgtctcctttctcttctgtCCACCTGTCCAAAGATATGGAGGGACCTTTCTGGTCAGACTGGTATTGGTTGACTCAGTCTCCTTGGTTATGCTTCCTTAGGGAATGGGATTATTCTCCTCCCTAGGGGGGTCTTTACCTCCTTATATACCCACAAGGGCCTTATTACCAGCTCTGTATAGCCTTTGGGTCCAAGCTTTGGAGTGGTTACTATAACAACCTGGCTAGGGGAAGAGCAGGAGCTGGAGGTACCCAAGATCTCCCTTCCTCATTTCCCCAAACTGCCAGAACCCCAAGATTTTCCAGCTCCTCAAACTGAAGTCTTCGAAATTCTATTTCCTGAATTCCCCATTCAGaacggtgtgtgtgtgtgtgtgtgtaaggtcTTGGGTCAGACCCTTTCATAGCAGAAGAAGATCGTGAATGCTGTCTTAAAGTGTTGGAGGTGCTGTTAGGGGACAGCAGTGTCATGAGGCCTTTATTTTCTGCATCATTTTTCATACAGTCTTGGCATGGAGAATAAGATACATAATTGCCCCCAGATACATACATTCTCCCTGATGACAAATCCCTCCACCTCCCCCTTCTTCAGGTGACTCCATGGTAGGTGCCTGGGGTTTTGACCACCCTTATCCTAACTCTTGGGATAGAAGGGGTTCTGGGGCCCTCCCTATAAAGGGGTTAGAATGTATGGCTGCCTTTCTGTATGTGGGTCAGAAGTGGGAAGAAGCTGAATATCTAGTTCAATCACCTCATTTGAGAGAGGAGGAATCAGCCCCAGAGAGCGGCAGGGGGCTTCTCTGTGTGTGAGATAAACGCATTCCTGTGTCCTTTGCCCAGGTGAGCATACACTAGTGACTGTAGAACTGTGCCACTGTGTCTGTCCTTGAGACAGCTCACGAGGCAGCAGACTTGATGAAGCACACTTCTGCTTCTTAACAGAGAGGTGATTGACTCGGGGGGCAGAATGAGAACAAGTTTTTGGACCCGGCAAATACAGGAATTCGTTGTGCTTGACTGTGTATTTGTTaggagggttttgttttgttttgtttttccctgtgGGAAAGGGGTGGTGGTtggaaggagaagaaattaatttgttaattgaaaaaaaaaattttttaagaggCAGTAATGGCTATAGTATTGGAGCTGGAGTTAGAAAGAGCTGGGTTTCCTTCCATTTCTGACACTCACCTTCTGTATGGTCTTGGGTGAGGCTCTTAATGTCTTTAAATCAATAGTAAGGTTAGGTCTAGTAGAATGgggtttgtgtgagtgtgtgagagagacggGCACAGTAATTGTTGCACTGGCACAGTGGAGACAGTTAGTGACAGGAGGATATGGATTCTAGTCCTACCTCAGCTgaatactggctgtgtgactctggacacaTCCCTTAGCCTTTCACTTCACTAGGCAGCTCTCTGACTATAAGAATAATGAACTTTTACATAGCACTCATAGGGGTTTCAATAGGCAGATCTACAATGAAATCagcaagaaaagaaggaaggaaatagagtgggaagaaaggaaaaaaaaggaaggtaggaaggaagaagaaagtaaggaaaggaggaaagaaaagaaaggaaggaaaggagggaagaaaaggagggaaggaaaggagggaagaaaagagaggaaggaaaggagggaagaaaagaggaaggaaaggagggaagaaaagagaggaaggaaagaagggaagaaaagagaggaagggaaggagggaagaaaagagagtaaggaaaggagggaagaaaagagaggaaggaaagaagggaagaagaaaggagggaaggaagggaagaaaagagaggaaggaaaggagggaagaaaagagaggaaggaaagaagggaagaagaaaggagggaaggaagggaaggagagaagggggcaaaGAGACCTAACTAACTGGGATGATACCAGTTGTGTTATATGACCCATAGGTaaatctctgatttttaaaaaaaattttattaaactttttatttttaaaacacacgCATAGGTGATTCTCAACATTGAactcgcaaaaccttgtgttccacttttcccctctccctctcattccctcccctggacagcacgtaatccaatatatgttaaacatgtgcaattcttctatacaaatttccac
This sequence is a window from Sminthopsis crassicaudata isolate SCR6 chromosome 1, ASM4859323v1, whole genome shotgun sequence. Protein-coding genes within it:
- the PCP2 gene encoding Purkinje cell protein 2 homolog isoform X1, with translation MHSQRGSGHRPRGHGLRLLHAISRLASPYAALPPRCLGDPTLSLQYACSQTLLSQAGTPEEDGFFNLLTHVQGGRMEEQRCSLQIEPGQGPPNKNCHSPSSSPSPAAPPEMDNLIDMLAHTQGRRMDDQRASINYLPGFQSGAPKDGVEQGTGNRSHNPLLVPQDPSALSFRRNSSPHPQTTSP
- the PCP2 gene encoding Purkinje cell protein 2 homolog isoform X2; the protein is MGKRGSGHRPRGHGLRLLHAISRLASPYAALPPRCLGDPTLSLQYACSQTLLSQAGTPEEDGFFNLLTHVQGGRMEEQRCSLQIEPGQGPPNKNCHSPSSSPSPAAPPEMDNLIDMLAHTQGRRMDDQRASINYLPGFQSGAPKDGVEQGTGNRSHNPLLVPQDPSALSFRRNSSPHPQTTSP
- the PCP2 gene encoding Purkinje cell protein 2 homolog isoform X3, with product MADLEEKKEKAANSSAPNEAGTPEEDGFFNLLTHVQGGRMEEQRCSLQIEPGQGPPNKNCHSPSSSPSPAAPPEMDNLIDMLAHTQGRRMDDQRASINYLPGFQSGAPKDGVEQGTGNRSHNPLLVPQDPSALSFRRNSSPHPQTTSP
- the PET100 gene encoding protein PET100 homolog, mitochondrial; translated protein: MIVRFAAEFDFGRMWFQNLAEAAVGPDRMGVKLEVFRMVLYLTFPVAMFWVSNQADYFEEYVVQRKREIFPPEREDQRRELEDFKERMRKQREERLLRTAQQ